The Solicola gregarius DNA window GCGGAGGAGACGCTCCGACATCGGGTCGCTGCTGTCGAGGATGTCGCGCAGCAAGGTGCTCGCGACGTTGGTACGGGTACGGACCGTTCGACCGAGGTGTGCCTGCAACTGACCGGCGGACAGACCGAGCAGCTCCTCGATGTGCGGAAGGGCTGCGACACTCGCGCGCCGGCCCGGCTCGCTGCGCCCAGACTGCCAGTAGCTCAGGGTCGCGACGCTGATATCGACGCCGCGCTCGGCCAGCCGGGCCTGGATCCGCTCGAGGCTGAGCCCGCTGTCGGCGATCGCCGACCGCAGGATCGGTGCGAACCCGCTCTTGGTCCGCTCAGTCATCGGCATCCACCGCAGGCACAGCGACGGGTGTCGTGTCGATCATGGCGGGCCTTCCCTGCTGCTGACGCCTCCGTGACATAAGGTACCTGCCCGGCGGAGGCGACCGTGGACGGCGTTCGCCGAGCAGGAACGCGCCCGCGACGAGAAGGCCCCGTTGGGTCTATGTGGCATCGGTTGAGACCTATTGGACGGATGCCACATAGACCCAAGCTGCGGCCGGGTGGACCTGAGCCGTGGCCGCCGCGCTACCCGACCGTTGCCACGTCGCGTTCGCGGCGCGGGACGAGGGCGCGGGTGAGTCCGGCGATGACCAGCATCGCGATCGCCAGCGGCAGCAGGGTCTGGCCGAAGGCGTCGGATGCGCCTCGGCCCGGAACGAGCCCGAGGTAAAGGGAACCGACCACGGCGGCGCCGAGGCCGAGGAACAGCTGCAGCGTCGTGATCAGGATGCCGCTTCCCAGCCCTGCCCGCTCCGCGGGCACCTGGCTCAACACGATGCCGAACAACGGCGACCATACGAGCCCGACGCCGAGCCCGCACACCATCATCGCGGGCAGGACGGTGGCCACGTGCGACGGGTCGTTCTGCTGGACGGCGTAGCCGACGGCGGCGTACCCGAGCGCCGCGAGCACGGCCCCGATGGTCAGGACGGAGACGCCGAAGCGCGCCACCAGCCGGCCGGCCACGATCGAGGCGAACAGGAAGCTCACGGACATCGGCAGCAGGCTCACGCCGGTCTCGAGTGGCGACATACCGCTCGACTGCGCACACAAGGCGTACACGAACATGAACCCGCCGAACGCGGTGAAGAACGGCGCACCGATCGCCAGACCGACGGCCATGCTGCGCATCGCGAGCATCGACGGCGGCACCAGCGGCATGCCTCCCGTACGCTCCGCCCGACGCTGCCACCAGCCGAAGCCGATAGCGACGGGCACGAACGCGGCCAGGGCGAACCAGGTCCACGCCGGCCATCCGACGGCGCGGCCCTCGGTCAACGGACCGATCAGCAGCGTCATCGCCGCGCCGAGCAGGACGACACCGGCGAGGTCGAGCTGTGGCCGCGAGTGTCCGCGGACATCGGGCATCCAGCGCGCGACCGCGAACATGACGACGACGGCGACCGGTGCGGTGACCCAGAACACCGCGCGCCAGCCGAGCCAGTCGACGCCGGAGCTCGTCAGCGCACCGGCCACCAGGAACGCGATGGACGTCGCGACCCCGGCGGTCGCGCCAAACATGCCGACGGCGCGATCTCTGTGGTGCCCCTCGTTGCTGGCGTGGATCGTGGCCAACACCTGCGGCGCGATCAGTGCGGCCGCCACACCCTGGATGAGCCGCGCGGCGACAAGCTGCCCGGGCGACTGGGCGATGGAGCACAGCACGCTCGCGACGGCGAAGCCGCCGAGTCCGAGCTGGATCATCCGGCGGCGCCCGAAGGCGTCACCGAGTCGGCCGCCGATCACCACGAGGCTCGCGTACGTGATGCCGTACGTCGCGACGACCAGCTGGAGCACGGCGGGCGACGCGTGCAGCTCGGCGCCGATCTGACCGAGAGCGACGTTGACGCCGAAGAAGGACATGACGGGGAGCGAGGCCGCCACCAGGACGGCGATCAGCGCTCCGTTGGACATACGCCTCGGCGCCGAGTGGGCGGCCGGGACCTCGGAAACAGAAACGGTCATGAAGAGATCCTCGCTCGGATCGATCCTGGTAGTCAGTGTCTTCTCATCCTGGTACTCGCACTACCTGGTGACCCGGGCGTGACGGCGCAATAATCGGAGCATGCCATCCGCCTCTGACAGCCGACGGACCTCGCTTGCGGAGTTCCTTCGCACCCGGCGTGAGCGCATCACCCCCGACGACGTCGGGCTGCCGTCGGGCGGGCGGCGGCGTACGCCCGGCCTACGCCGTGAGGAGGTCGCGCAGCTCGCCGGCGTCGGCGTCACCTGGTACACGTGGCTCGAACAGGGACGCCGGATCAACGCGTCCGTGCAGGTTCTCGACGCGATCGCGCGTACGTTGCGGATGGACCCCCAGGAACGCTGGCACCTTCTCCAGCTCGCCGGCGTCGCCGTCTCCGCAGAGACGTCGGTCACGGCGGTGCCGGACAGCGTCGAGGCGATCCTGCGCCAGCTCGAGCCGTTTCCGGCCTGCGTCCTGTCCGAGCGGTACGACATTCTCGCGTACAACCGGGCGTACAGGTTCATGGTCGGCGACCTCGACACGGTGGATCCGAGCGAGCGCAACCACGCCTGGCTGTTCTTCACCAATGCGTACTGGGGCGGCATGTGCCTGAACCGTGGACCCGCAGCCCGGCATCTGGTCAACATGCTGCGCGCGGCGATGGCACCGCACCTCGACGACCCACTGTGGACGAGCCTGGTCAGCCGGCTGCGCGAGGCGTCCGAGGAGTTCGACGCGCTGTGGAAGCGGCACGACGTCACCTCACTCGCGTTGCCGGAGAAGAGCTTCCGTAGCCCGTACGGTGATCTGCATCTTCGCGGCACCCGCATGTCGGTCGGGGTCGACGGGCTGAATCGGATGCTCGTGTACTCCCCACGCGACGACGAGACGATCGCTCGCCTCGAGCGCCTCTGCGCCGAGGGAGTCCCGGCCGACACCCGCACGCCCCAGCCGGCGACCGCCGGCTGACCCAGCTCCCACCGCGGGTTCACCTGCCTCGACCGCGCTTTCACGCGCCGTGACCGTTCCGACACCGGGCTGAAAGCGGACGGCGGCAGCGTGTGCGTCGACCGATGAACGAACCCGCAGGACAGGAGCACGATGATGAACGTACGACGTGTTGCGACCGCCCTTTCGCTGACCGCGGCGGTGCTGCTCGGTGGATCGATGGCCACGGCGTCGGCAGACACCGGCACCAGTACGCGGTCCGCACAGAGCAGCTCGGCGGTCGTGGTGCAGGAGGAATGGGACTACACCGGCCAGGACTTCTTCTGGCAGGAGGACTGCATCGCCAGGGGGCAGGAGATGTACGACGACGGGATGATCTGGAAGTACCGCTGCGACGGCTCCGAGTCACCGTTCGACGACTACTCGCTGTTCGTCGTCTGGCGCTGAGTCCACGCTGAACGGGGAGTGCGCATTCGGGGGCGCACTCCTCTGAGCCGCGTCCGGGTGGCGGCCTGTGTCAGGCGAGGCGCCTCTCGGCGGCGCGTTGCAGCCAGAGCACCTCCATGTCAGGTCTACGCGAGCGATGCGATCCAGGCATCGTGCAGGTCGGCGTACCGACCGGAGCCGGCGGCGACCAGGTCGGACGGCGTGCCGTCCTCGACGATGCGGCCGTGCTCGAGCACCACGACCCGGTCGGCGACCTCGACCGTGGTGAGGCGGTGGGCGATGATGACCGAGGTGCGGTCGGCGAGGATCGTACGCAGCGCGCGCTGAACGAGCCGCTCACTCGGTACGTCGAGCGACGACGTCGCCTCGTCGAGGATCAGCACGGCGGGGTCGGCGAGGAACGCCCGCGCGAATGCGATCAGCTGCTTCTGACCGGCCGAGAGGCGACCGCCGCGCGACTCGACCTGGGTGTCGTAGCCCGACGGCATCGCCTCGATGAACGTCGATGCGCCGATCGAATCGGCGGCCC harbors:
- a CDS encoding helix-turn-helix transcriptional regulator yields the protein MPSASDSRRTSLAEFLRTRRERITPDDVGLPSGGRRRTPGLRREEVAQLAGVGVTWYTWLEQGRRINASVQVLDAIARTLRMDPQERWHLLQLAGVAVSAETSVTAVPDSVEAILRQLEPFPACVLSERYDILAYNRAYRFMVGDLDTVDPSERNHAWLFFTNAYWGGMCLNRGPAARHLVNMLRAAMAPHLDDPLWTSLVSRLREASEEFDALWKRHDVTSLALPEKSFRSPYGDLHLRGTRMSVGVDGLNRMLVYSPRDDETIARLERLCAEGVPADTRTPQPATAG
- a CDS encoding MFS transporter, translating into MTVSVSEVPAAHSAPRRMSNGALIAVLVAASLPVMSFFGVNVALGQIGAELHASPAVLQLVVATYGITYASLVVIGGRLGDAFGRRRMIQLGLGGFAVASVLCSIAQSPGQLVAARLIQGVAAALIAPQVLATIHASNEGHHRDRAVGMFGATAGVATSIAFLVAGALTSSGVDWLGWRAVFWVTAPVAVVVMFAVARWMPDVRGHSRPQLDLAGVVLLGAAMTLLIGPLTEGRAVGWPAWTWFALAAFVPVAIGFGWWQRRAERTGGMPLVPPSMLAMRSMAVGLAIGAPFFTAFGGFMFVYALCAQSSGMSPLETGVSLLPMSVSFLFASIVAGRLVARFGVSVLTIGAVLAALGYAAVGYAVQQNDPSHVATVLPAMMVCGLGVGLVWSPLFGIVLSQVPAERAGLGSGILITTLQLFLGLGAAVVGSLYLGLVPGRGASDAFGQTLLPLAIAMLVIAGLTRALVPRRERDVATVG